Genomic DNA from Xyrauchen texanus isolate HMW12.3.18 chromosome 28, RBS_HiC_50CHRs, whole genome shotgun sequence:
GCCATTTACTATCAATTCTTAAAGGAGAAGCTGCACCAAAgctgagtgtttctgacagagggtcagaatgagggtggaaaaagcgtcatgttttacaaatatgacTGTTTATTGTGCAAAAAATTCTAATTTCCTAATACTATAAATGAACCTTAAGGAagattttaaaataacaaaaaagtgtcatgacccctttaaaagaaaTGGCTTAtaagagtcaagtcaagtggtttttattgtcgctcagcgatatacagttagtacagtacacagcgaaatgagacaatgttcctccaggaccatgttgctacataaaacaatataggaccaacacagaaccacatgagactacacagactaaatcatatttctacataatatttctacataaagtgcatgtgcaaacgtgtgcaaaaaagtacggaacagtaaaataaattactaacaggaacaggacaatagacacagtaagagactgaaatgaatagtgcaaaaagatgacactttctaaaaatgccaaatgtaaacacaacatactatgaaatagtgttctatggacatagcagttttTGAGGTAGCAGCcatgtataaagtgacaatgaattaaagtgcaactctggacatgtgcaaaagttggatggtgtagaggtgtgtgtgtgtgtgtgtgtgtgtgtgtgtgtatgagcgtgtatttatcactttgtggggaccaaatgtccccataaggataatataacccgaaatgtttgaccttgtggggaaatcatactaaattatgttttttgaaaatgtaaaattgcagaaagttttctgtgagggttaggtttaggggtagggttaggtttaggggatagaatataaagtttgtacagtataaaaaccattatgtctatgaaaagtccccataaaacatggaaacactacatgtgtttccatacgtgtgtgtgtgtgtgtgtgtgtgtgtgtgtgtgtgtgtgtgtgtgtgtgtgtgtgtgtgtgtgtgtgtgtgtgtgtgtgtgtgtcagtccagtctctgagtattgaggagtctgatggcttgggggaagaagcttaagagtaatttgtttgtgaaGAGGACTACATTGGGTGAGTTAATTCTGTAAAGGATTCGTCAGACTGAAAACCAAAAACTTTTGCAACGCAAAATACTTTTGTGGCGGAGGGGAGTTCAGTAAGTGAGGTTATTCAGTGAAGGATTTGTGACTGAATCTAACCGATAACTAGTGTGTAAGTGAGTTGTTTTGAGCGAATCTTTAAAATAACCGGCTCAACAGAGTAATTTGTTcttgaatcagactacactagttgTGGTTTATGTTTGGTTTGGAGTGCAGACAGCGAACAATACACAACAGAAAGACATGTTGTTTTGGCATTTTTTTGTAGTACCCAGCTAACtatttttggttcccagaacattctaacattataaaaataaaacctaaaaatagcCATTAGATAATGTTCTGTATAGGTTTGtattaggttgtcacacaaaacCTCCTAGCAACGTTCTGGGAGCATCAGTttaaggttacaaaaaaatgtgtttcatggtAAACACTTTTTATCTCACCACAATAAATTCAGACTGCATGCTCACAACTTGTGTTAACTTCTGTCGTGGTGCTGCTGAATGGCTGTGCAGGAAACACTGAAaccatgtcacaatgcaaaaagtcTAGAAATAAGCTTTACTTTCTTTATGCGAAAATACAGTTTTGGTGgttaaatgtgacctggacatgttttcttgagattcacccatacaattgaaagataaaatgatttatcttttaaaaagtaCACAGCTGCCTGAACTCCTCAAAGATTAGCTGCTTTCAGGACACTGGGTCTTTACATCAGTCTGACTGCTTTTTGGGTGACTTTTAAGATGCATGTAAATACATCTTTGATTCAAACATGGTGCTTAATTTAGACATGTTAAATAAACATGGAATGTTAAAGCAAAAAAGTCCTGACTCTTAATATACTTGCAAAGTGCAGCCTAAAGCTTATGTGAGATTTACTCTGCattatttcttgtaaaaaaagATGTGATAGGCACTCTGTGTAAATGTCAAATTTGACTATTATAATTATTGAGCTGAAAGAGCCCTGAATGCAAATGAATATACTAACATTTCAGGAAATCATGCATGATTCTTACCCAGGAGTGGACGTGAAGTCACTGTAACAATGCTCTAACCAAAACCAATATTGCTTTAATTTGATGATATACTgtgcatttatatttacatttatgcatttggcagacgcttttatccaaagcgacttacagtatacttattacagggacaatccccctggagcaacctagagttaagtgccttgctcaaggacacaatggtggtggctgtgtggatcgaaccagcgaccttctgataccagttatgtgctttagcccactacaccaccactataAAAATAGCTTAACCGTTCTCATTAATTATATGGTCAGTTCCGATATTCTAAGACAAATGACTGCAACATTTTTGATAAATATTACGTGGCTATTCACACGTATCGCGGCAGGTGCGAGGTGAAAGGtacattttttcctaaaaaagaaaaagaaaaagaaaatggaatTGTGACATGACAATTgccattgctgaagcaaccacttaGTTCTTCTTTAACACTTTaggctcacgtgtcgacttgcatgctcttcagcaCTTGTATCAGTTGAGCTATACTGGGAAATGTAATCACGTTAAAGCAAGTTTATAAATGTAGCTGGTCATGCAATGCTTTACAGGTCATGCACTTTAGTAAAAGTATTTTGATGACATAGGATAGCATTTTGTGTGAAACAGGGCGAAAAGTACGTGTTAATTAACGGATAATCTGCCGTTTAATTGGTGATTTGTTTGAAAGGGAATAAACGTCATTATTGTTGTaacgcctctagtgttaatttcacacaGAAACTGGTGCAATatgttcaacaagccacataaaaaaattattttggtaaaATGTTATAATAGTATAGTAACATGTTTAACAAGGCTGTTAAAAACAATCATTGTTTATGCAATTACGTTTAGTGGTGcagaatttacatacatttaagcTGCTGCccagactgttttgaatggaTTCAGTGCTACATTATGAATATCtaggactttttttttaattacttctgTTACTTTATTACTTCTGTTACTGTTAAATCCAGATGGTGtaaattactcttaatttttctttGCAGTCTGTTTAAACACATTACTTATTTGGTAATTATTTTGTTTCCATACAAGTATACAGTCATACTGTACTTACCGACTGTATCTAGCAACAGACTCTAGCCTTGACATGGTCAATGATGGCTGTCTTCCAAGTACTGTAAAAAGGAACTGCTTTCAATCATACACTTCAAGCCATGAGTTTTTCCTTAATGCACCAGAGATGTGCTCCTGAATCACACACTCCTGCTGCGTACTGCTTTTGCTTCTTCATAAACGCTGACGGAATAACaggctgtgtgtttgttttacagTCATGCAGTGAGCTCTCTATGCTGACTACAATTCCCTAGTGGGGAGCTAATGATTACAGATCACATGTAATCGCACCCTAAGCTGTTATGTGGTTAcctactgtaaatttacagtaaagttgcttttgaattttaaattgaGATTGAGGGTTAAGTGAACTTTAGTTTGAAGagatggaaacactttacaataaggttccattatcATGTACGCATCCTCATGTTGGTAATGGTGACCACAGATTTtcaaggcaagattttcagtaaataaccaCTTAAATTAAATGTGTCCCTCAAACAAGACTTATGGCTTCAGATTTAAGGATTTGGAATGATGTtagagtgagcaaatgatgacagattttcccCTTTCCCAGATTTTACTCctttaaaatacataaacaactataaataactaatttttaggttgatatccctgaaaagtgtaaacagtaCTGAGTGCAGAAATTATACGCATCAACTTTAAGGAGGAAAAAAATAATTCGCAACAAATCAGTTATGTGTTTTGTACTTTGAGATATATGTGGAGGTCACGTCATAATCTGCAAAGCCCCACAATATTTAGAGCTTTTGATGATGTGCCGAAATTGTTTTGGTTTCACCAGCACTCTCCAACCAAATTACAAAAGAGGGATCAGTTTTGCTTGAATATTTTTAAGGGATAAAACTAGGTTAATTTATCTAAGTTCTGTTCTATTCAAAGAATGCTGGATGTTTTAATGTGCACAGTGTTGTGCTGTGTAGGGAGGTGATATATAGGGATGAAAGATCAGACTTTGTTAAAGAATGCTGCTGACACTGAAAGCATTCTCTGCACTTTCTGAAGGCTTAAGCTTTCACTTCCATTACTTTATCTTTTCATTCCTGTCTGTCAAACAGTCTGTCTGGGCTCTGTGCCATAGATGCCATAAGTAGCTGAAAAATTATTATGATGTGTAATATTTCATCTGCAGTATTGCTGGGAGGTCTGTACGAAAAGTAACTTACTAAGGGACTGAGTCTTCTAATTGCCATGGCTTCTCTGCACAGAGTTTCTCAGTTTTTTAGGAACAGAGACTTATAATctgataaattattattataataacttatgagtggtgcttgctctTTCTTATGGTTACAGTTATTATACCTTATTAAACATAGTAACTCATTCCTCACCATTTGTGCTACtgatatgaatgatacctcaaataatgtggcttgttgaggagagatgttCTATTAATATTTGTATCAGATTTATCCGATTTTTGTCTGGTGGGCGATAAAGTGGGCAAAAAAGTTCCATATTGAAGAAGGGACCTGAGCCATGAAGTATCTAGTGATAAAAATGCCATACAgtagcaagaaaaagtatgtgaaccctttggaataatCTGCATTTATGTatgcatttgtcttaaaatctggtttgatgttcatctaagttacaataataaaaaaaaaaacacacacacaatatgttttaaataataacacaacaattattgtattgttcttttacatactgaatacatcattaaagcattcacagtgtaggttgggaaAAGTATTTGAACCcgtaggctaatgacatcaacaaatgcTAATCAGAGTCAGGAGTTGTCAAACCCAGCATCCAATTACTGAAATGaaattggaggtgtgggttagagccactttgacttataaaaagcagtcaaacatgttgagtttgCTATtgacaagaagcatctgctgacatggaccatgcttAACAAAACAGAGATCTCAGAAAacatacgatcaagaattgttgctttgcataaagctgaaaaagattaaaaatgtatctcGAAAACCTtatatatattcatctgtccacaattatacaaattgtctataaatggagacaatttagtactgtggatACTCTCCCTAGTGGCTGTTTACTctaaagggcacactgcagaatgctcaatgagctaaaaacaaaaaaactaaagtgACAGatgaagacttgaaggaatcattggaacttgTTAACATCTAGaaatcacatagcaacaccctagcaaccaattagaaCAACCTAGCAATTGTATAGCCATGTActtaaaacactcagaacactagCAGCTGCATTGCAAGACCCTAGCAATCTCATAGCTATGCATTAAAAACAATGAACTcttgcaaccgcatagcaacaccctagcaaccacctagaacacccttgcAATTTCATAGCAATGCACGGAATACACAGAACACTGGTGATCACATAGCAACCcactagaacaccttagcaatcaaatagcaatgcattaaaaacacccagacactagcaaccacatagcaacaccctagcaatctcGTAGCCATGCAATAAACACACTCTGAACACTAGCAAAACCCTGGcatccacctagaacacccttgcAATTGCATATCAATGGACTGACACCCTAGTAATCGCATAGCAGTGCACtaacaactacatagcaacaccttATCAATCACATAGCAGTGTGCTAAAAACACTCTGAACagtagcaactgcatagcaacaccctagcattgtagtGGGGAGTcttgcatgggcaagcactacTCACATTTCCTGCAGAAAATGGAAAAGTCTGGTTAAAATTTAACAAGTTACTTTGAACCTTTTTATCCAAGGCTGTTATAAACTTCTCAACCATGCACTacaatatcaataaataaatatcaacagAGATGTCTCCTAGAAGCGGCAGGGCGTGGCTCTCTGCCTAAATAACTCAAATGAGCCCCCAAGCAGAACATGGTTTTGTTGCTcacaacacatttaaacacacttCACAGTAACGTTGGGTGACCTTGTGACCCCTCTTTGATTATCCCAGATAATAGCAGATGGTCACTtctcagaatattttttttttaattagcccCATAACAGATGGAACTTTAACTGTGACTAATACCCATGAGTTATTAATTAATGACGGGCTTGTGTCACGCAGCATGCTTTGATAAATTACCCACACAACAATACTCTGTTTAAAAAAAGCATGGATCTTATGCTATATATTCCGCCATATGCCAATTTATTccacaataaacaaaaatattgtatattatattataattaatattatgtataatattactaatattataaatgtatgtcAGTAAACAAAGCAAAATCTTGCAAAGTAAAATTCACTAAGTGCTGTATAAGTTAAGCTCCATTTAGTATATTGTATTATTAGTGGCAGCAGCCATTTTTCGTTTCCTTTTTGCTTAAAATGAGCTTTAATTTTTGACCTTGCAGGGCTCAACAAAGTTGCTGTGAATGTGCAAATATCATCAGGACCCAGGGGCCTCTTTATCCTAGAAGAGATCAACAACGTAGGGTAGAATGTTGTTTCAGCATGTACGACATGCCCACTGTGACCCATTACTGGGTTAATTTACCTTTTACTCTTCCAAACAAACTTCACACTCAGCATTTTCTAATgtcattcttttttattattattacataatgaTTTAACACATACTAAACTAATATCACAGCCAGTGAAGAATGGAAGCAGAACAATAATAAAGCTTGAAATTGTAGATTTATTTACAGCTTTAGCTCTACCTCCCTCTAGTGTCTGGACATAtaaagtgctgtggaaaagtatttgccaccatcctgatttcttttatttttgtgtatttttcataatatatatatatagatagatagatagatagatagatagatagatagatagatagatagatagatagatagatagatagatagatagatagatagatagatagatagatagatagatagatagatttatttatttatttatttatttattatttttttttattttatttattgatgcaaaatcaaaaaagttatccagtacctttatcacccatgtgaaaaactatctgctcccttaaacttaatagctggttatAACTGCAACCAGCTtacgataactggagatcagtcgtTCACAaagctgtggtggaattttgacccagtctttgcagaactgctttagttcagccacattggagggttttcgggCATGAACTTGTTTAAcatcctgccacagcatctcaagtCAGGATTGAtttggccactccaaaactttaatttagcttcttttgagccattcagaggtggacttactcatttgctttggatcattgtcttgctgcataatccagttagAATccacttgagcttcaactcacggactgatgactggactgttcttctgggttagcagtggttttcgcctcgccactcttccatggatgggatttttggccagtgtctttctgatagtgtcatgaacagtgacctttattgatgcgagagaggcctgcagttccttggatgttgccCTTGACTTTTTTGttacttcctggatgagtcgttgcagcacttggaggaattttggaaggtcagccacttctggaaatgttcactactgttccaagttttctccatttggagatattggctctcactgtggttctttggaatCATAAAGCATTTGAAGttgctttgtaacccttcccagactgatgtatttcaatcatcattttcctcatcatttctggaatttctttcaaccttggcataaTGCTACTGGGTGTGACCTTTTAGCCAAATTCCTCCTGCTGAAAAGGTTctgtttaggtgttgatttgattgaacagggctggcagtaatcaggcctgggtgttagtccacattatgaatgcagtttcatagatttggggatttagtaactaatgggcaaatactttttcacaaaggcccagttggtattggataacattttttccatcaataaataaccttttattttaaaatctgtaTAGATGCCATGAGTATTCatcagggttgccaactctcacgcatctggcgtgacactcacgcatttagcctcaatctcacggtgatatctatatatatatatatagagagtatATATAGACAATCAGTATTCACAGTAAGCCATGATTAATGCAATCCACGAGTGAaggtgtccaataacagggtggttactgagattaagtgagtatttttcagctggtcatgtgatccatacatggcagcccccatgaggggaccctctccaagtagaataaaacaactgatatgactagagacTTAATCTAAAGTGAGTCATAATGATTATatacatttgtttcaaaattgaaaatgctttttttttaatgaggaaaaaattactgagtgaaccACAACGTTTTTAAGGCAGACATGAAATCGTAGGCAGAAGACAACCAAACctgatagacaggcagacagacagacagacagacagacagacggatggatggatggatggatggagcttGCTAAAACTCATTAACAGTGGTAATGATCGGTGTTGGGGTAAtgttacgtaatcagattacttttttgagtaacgagaaaagtaacacaatattttctattttaaaccataatatcggagttaccttttaaataaagtaacgtgttgcttttgtacacctctactgtaCCTGTGTTGTGAGAAATCAGGTTTAAAAGTGAAAAACTTCGGggaggagacatagtgcatgatgggcattgtagttctacaATGTGAAGTgtgagtgtgaggccagagactatttagcataTAGACGACTcatttctatttaaatgaatgggagaaattggaacggccaaacaagaagctctagcacccaacagtcaatggatgtagaaaggaactcccaccttgcaggtaaaagagccaatcaccttttagatacagacatcacctatcAATCAACTTGCTAACGCGCATGTGCATTTCATTTTTTTGCATATCAGGTCAACATTCAGTTGAGTGAAACGCGATTGATTCACGTGTTAATACATACTGTATTAAAAGATCAGTAAACGcttttaggcagagggattataagactagtcttccactggccacgacatgatacacagggtgaaattcACGCTCagttcactgacttatgcagctgaactgctctgtgtttcagctccctgtaactgggagaatgggatgagaaaagactctggatcagtggctccgagcAAAGCTCTACATCGATTGTGGTCGCAGAGAAAATGTCATAGTTCATAAAAATattcttaattttgtttttataataaaaaatgtgtttatttcatgaaacaaaacgttttttttttttttttaacattttggtagcattgaaaattattccattcaagttgtatcaacatgcgcctTTGAAGTTGTGGCGTCTGTACGCACCGTGGATTAACTAAAAAAAGCAGTGCTGAGATGACTTAAgtaaaatatattcatttattcatcagacttttCCCTGAAAATATAaggctggcattccccactgaattttatcctgactttttgaaaaacattttaagttgactagacattgtcgatgggcatcgcatatgatgacatatatgatatgacatatatgatgcaggttcaagtgttggactttgctgctttagatAAAACAGTGGTTGTTCTTCATTATTCATactggctgccatgttgatgtaaaaacaaatagtgcatattcagggttggggagtaacggaatacatgtaatgggattacatatttaaaatacaaaatataagtcacTGTATTGCACTACAGTTAAAATTTCAATCCTTGatatttagaataaagttacatacaaaaagtattttgattactgaagagattactttgcattttattgtcatttaattcatttaatatttagtcctttcagatggaaaacatttatacatataaatgatatgaTCCAATGTGCATTTGAAATTTTTcgaatgatgtgttacattcatacgagcagacagagaagtaggtttgaagtaagtttggagcagaagaaatataaataaaccttgtgtaaattgtcagctttacgctaagctaaaatgctatttctagccattttacatgcacatgttaccaggcacaatcatatttttttatcaagaaaattcacgctggatcatttctagtaagacctttgatattagggtaaaaatcgtattcttgataataattgttaaaaaatccttaaaacaagatcaatttgatttattttgttttagaaacaacactgcataagatttttagttttttcagagaatgcatttttaacatgtgtattttgtcttactgtactggagtttttatagtcaaaacaagtgaaaatatctaccagtgctgaagaaagatccaaagtatttagaatacgttactgaccttgagtaatctaacagaatacattacaaattacattttacagcatgtattctataatctgtagtggaatacatttcaaaagtaaccctcacaacactgtacatattcatgttattgattctttattataaatatgaagtgaagacctactttctaaatatctgtttgtttaatatgttgttttgacatgagtgtcgtacagtagctagcatgacctgtaatgtctactgtatgcatagcatagcagaagagaaagtggctgtgataaaaaaaaaaaaggaacgaaAAAGTAACGCAacgctttactttccataaaaaatactttttaattaagttactttttttaaaggagtaacgcaatattctaacaagttacttttaaaagtagcctaatgttacccaacactggtaatGGTGTCAAGAATAGTTATATTCTACGAATGTTTCAATACTTATATTGCCACCTTCTTTTTTAAGAGATATTATAATTGAGATGCGCTTTTAATAGGGAATACACAGTAACAGTTTGATTTCACCTAGTAGATCCTGCACTTAAAGAAGCATGACTTTCGACTGCGAATTACAAATACTACTATGGTGAAGGTTTATCGCTTAATATTCATAAGGTAAGTCTTCACCATTGGAAGGTAAAAAATAAACGTCAATATCACCTTATTTATATTCATGAGTCAGTACAACGACATTGGAAGGTTACcagcaatatattaatattcataagGTAGTCTTGGCCGTAGTAGTATTCGTAATTTAAAAGTAGGATTCTTACAAAACACACTTGCTACTTGTATACATGGTCAAAGTTTTGAAGAAACAGTGCCATGTATAATTATCTTCGAGGCTCGCCGTTTTATTCGCGATACAGTGGATTATATTAAAGATTTGCGGGTGGTGACTCGTAAAGGATTGAGTGAAACAAGAACCATCTCCAACGACAACAGTGATTTATTTACCTCGTATGTGCACCCGGAAGTGGTGTAATAGTTAATGGCTCTGTGCTTAGTTTGTGAGTTTGTTTGAAGCGGgactgtgtgtgttttagcaTTAATGGAAAGTTGACCGCTCGGGAATGGAAGATGAGTCTTCCGTGCGTGTGAATGTCACCGCGCAAAATATGCCCGGCTATACCGGACGCGACGGGGATTCTGTCCATGTATCCAGCGAGTCTCGGAGCACAGATTTCGGCCGGGATGTCTGTAGCCGCAGCAGCAGCTGCAGCAGGTCGAATGTgccatcatcatcgtcatcattaTCATCGAAGGATGTTTTGGAATTTCATAAACACAAACACGAGCCAAAAAGGATTAATAACGAAAATAGGGAAACCATACGAGCCGTGGATATTTTGAGAAGGAATTTTGGATCCTCTGTCAGTGATCCAAAAGATCCCTTGGAGAAAGTAGAAAAAGGATTTGAGATCAAACTGGGTGACTTGGATCATGATGAAAGAGCAGAAAGTCCCAAGCAATACATGGAGAGCAACTCAGAATTGGGAGAAGCTGAACTGTCTGATCCTGGTGGGAATCTTAATATTGATTTCAAGAGAGCTGAAGATCTCAGCCAATCAAAAGAGCATGTTTACTGCACTGTGTACTGTATTGCCAATGATAATTATAGGATACCAGCCGAGAAAACATCTGATAACGAGACTACATCACCCTCACTATCGTCATCATCTTCAGATGTGTTGGTTTTACCCCCCACTGACACTCAAAATCAGTCAGAATTGGACCATGATCCCTACCCAGAGTCATATACAGTCAACGACCTCATGGTGTCTGGGATAAGCAGCTTTTATAATACTGACAACAGTTCATCTGTTGTGTTAACATGTCGAATTTGCCTCGATTACAAACATATTATGCCGCTACACTGTTGCAAAATGGCAGTTTGTGAGGAATGCCTGAAAAGATACATCAACTCTCAGGTATCCACACCTGGACACCAACTTTACCTTGTTTTCagggatttttgtttgtt
This window encodes:
- the LOC127622069 gene encoding E3 ubiquitin-protein ligase RNF217-like codes for the protein MEDESSVRVNVTAQNMPGYTGRDGDSVHVSSESRSTDFGRDVCSRSSSCSRSNVPSSSSSLSSKDVLEFHKHKHEPKRINNENRETIRAVDILRRNFGSSVSDPKDPLEKVEKGFEIKLGDLDHDERAESPKQYMESNSELGEAELSDPGGNLNIDFKRAEDLSQSKEHVYCTVYCIANDNYRIPAEKTSDNETTSPSLSSSSSDVLVLPPTDTQNQSELDHDPYPESYTVNDLMVSGISSFYNTDNSSSVVLTCRICLDYKHIMPLHCCKMAVCEECLKRYINSQIQVGRAHLVCPIPECSGYLEESLVISHLTSEDLARYKYFLELSRLDTSTKPCPQCSLFTSLKGHGQQTSIKTEHKYKIQCTSCQFVWCFKCHAPWHEGLKCRDYRKGDKQLRHWASVIEHGQRNAQKCPRCKIHIQRTEGCDHMTCAQCNTNFCYRCGEKYRHLRFFGDHTSNLSVFGCKYRYLPEKPHLRRLVRGSVCMSKVLVAPVAIVLVVIVGALALVIGLFALPVYYICKRRKRSEGSGRWMC